Proteins from a genomic interval of Alteromonas macleodii ATCC 27126:
- the recC gene encoding exodeoxyribonuclease V subunit gamma: MLALYPSNKLEHLSFLLTTLLRQQPMGVFTPETILVESPGMQHWVSMQLATEHGVAMNIDYPLPVRFMWNTARTVLGQDKVPKQSPYRREVLTWRIDNILQDGSLMSAEAFEQVNRYWQNAGSEQEQGLQRLQLATALADVYEQYLLYRPDWLFKWEANERAVFDDMEIWQSEIWRILVKEQPLHPARLHQMTLEALGALEAGHLPSEPTNKLPDRVIVFAINTMAPQLIAFFDALAQHIDIHIFHLNPSVNYWGEAKSSSEQAKLLRLEGLKKWMEEDQSNPLLGNLGKQGRELFNLLTELDTFEISAFDSPDFEETNDNAGSDNARGLLEYIHNDILQAAQPKPLAHDLREKDDSVTIMCTHSALREVQVLHDHLLHWLSQDKTRTPSDILVMCPAIENYAPFVDAVFHRVGTKALAGRGQVTLPCTIADRSPMDAEPLIAAFMALLQLPDSRFGVSDIMDYLQLDSVQKRFSVSQDDIEQMVVWLKQAHIHWGLNSAHKTAVSEGVDLDDTYSWWWGIRRLLMGMLAPDSEVIVSDLLTIPDVEGQSALTLGKLIDVVALLGEFAQVLTAPRTAAQWSKALISLRDACFMPIQEQQQSWDLIAKVAADLAARCEEAAYEHELTLRQVRDLLLNRFSSPDAGNHFMTGQVTVCSMLPMRSIPFKKVCILGLNDSEFPRKSSPLGLDLMAGAGRQIGDRSRRLEDRYLFLEAIISTRESLYLSYQGNDVTNNSERQPSLVLAEFMDMLENSYALELSKYSVNAPLHPFSEEGFTGTLPSYETGWLRLADALQKTKLNTDEADNESTDDGNSATLAPSADTLSTQTFRLSGIQIARAFKDPLEYFSVQRLGVNLSQSFTLLENSEPFETNALLRYQVLDAIFSSAERVSPEKDDVTQLSYSEKVIKFASLRGDIPNNPVARDEVDMWKEGALALSQAMGPHDAEPKKAHFQGKYITFTSSALLGSDALVELCAGKVDAHRALGSFISQLVFSSSVEETSYSNYPLDIYSCAWEKGETILKKQRFPAYDRETAVRLLLFIEQLYMAVYTAPTPIHLSLFGTFMPGARNSDTKPVVESIKPEMFTDILHALLNSADGTSETDRAILGQVQHAIDEMCPFTDKDNAVASETTNEKHEKAKQAVDQAAALFNTIELQRALIDWQQSSGQFSADMASNPYLHWLFPQGVSWNDIPHLSAFVLLAMVNNASQEEKL; this comes from the coding sequence TTGCTTGCGCTATATCCCTCTAATAAATTAGAACACTTAAGTTTTCTTCTCACCACGCTTTTACGTCAGCAGCCCATGGGCGTATTTACGCCAGAAACCATCTTGGTTGAAAGCCCGGGAATGCAGCACTGGGTCAGCATGCAGCTTGCCACAGAACACGGCGTGGCAATGAATATTGATTACCCTTTACCAGTACGCTTTATGTGGAATACCGCACGTACCGTACTTGGACAGGACAAAGTACCCAAGCAATCTCCATATCGTCGTGAAGTACTGACATGGCGTATCGACAATATTCTCCAAGATGGCTCGCTAATGAGCGCAGAAGCCTTCGAGCAAGTTAACCGGTATTGGCAAAATGCGGGAAGTGAACAAGAGCAGGGGTTACAGCGCCTTCAGCTTGCTACCGCTCTGGCCGACGTGTACGAGCAATACTTACTGTACCGCCCAGACTGGTTGTTTAAGTGGGAAGCGAACGAACGCGCTGTATTCGATGACATGGAGATATGGCAAAGCGAAATTTGGCGCATATTGGTCAAAGAGCAACCGCTGCATCCTGCACGTTTGCATCAAATGACCCTAGAGGCGTTAGGAGCGTTAGAAGCTGGTCATTTACCAAGCGAGCCAACGAACAAGTTGCCTGATCGTGTGATAGTGTTTGCTATTAATACTATGGCCCCACAGCTTATCGCATTTTTTGACGCCCTCGCGCAGCACATTGATATTCATATATTTCACCTAAACCCCAGCGTTAATTACTGGGGTGAAGCGAAAAGCAGTAGCGAACAGGCGAAATTATTGCGGTTAGAAGGCCTTAAAAAATGGATGGAAGAAGATCAGTCAAACCCGCTGCTTGGCAACTTAGGTAAACAGGGCAGAGAGCTATTCAACTTACTCACTGAACTGGATACCTTTGAGATTAGTGCGTTTGATTCACCGGATTTTGAAGAAACAAACGATAACGCTGGCAGCGACAATGCTCGTGGTCTACTCGAGTATATTCACAACGATATCTTGCAGGCCGCTCAACCGAAGCCACTTGCTCATGATTTAAGAGAAAAAGACGATAGCGTTACTATCATGTGTACCCATTCCGCACTTCGCGAAGTGCAGGTATTACACGACCACTTACTACATTGGTTATCTCAAGATAAAACGCGCACCCCATCTGATATTCTGGTGATGTGCCCCGCCATCGAAAACTACGCGCCATTTGTTGATGCTGTATTTCACAGAGTAGGCACAAAGGCTTTGGCTGGCAGGGGGCAGGTTACGCTTCCTTGTACCATTGCAGATAGAAGCCCAATGGATGCAGAGCCGTTGATTGCGGCGTTTATGGCGCTGTTACAGCTGCCGGATAGCCGTTTTGGTGTGTCGGACATTATGGATTATCTGCAGCTAGATTCAGTGCAAAAGCGTTTCTCAGTATCCCAAGATGATATCGAGCAAATGGTGGTATGGCTAAAACAAGCTCATATTCATTGGGGTCTTAATAGTGCTCATAAAACGGCCGTTTCAGAAGGCGTTGATCTAGACGACACTTACAGCTGGTGGTGGGGAATTCGCCGGTTACTTATGGGTATGCTGGCACCAGATAGTGAAGTCATTGTGAGTGACTTACTTACTATTCCCGACGTTGAAGGACAGAGTGCGCTTACGTTAGGCAAGCTTATTGACGTTGTGGCGCTGTTGGGTGAGTTTGCCCAAGTATTAACAGCCCCAAGGACGGCCGCGCAGTGGTCTAAAGCCTTAATATCGCTTAGAGATGCGTGTTTTATGCCGATACAAGAGCAGCAGCAAAGTTGGGATCTTATTGCCAAAGTTGCTGCCGATCTTGCTGCACGGTGCGAAGAGGCAGCTTATGAACACGAACTCACCCTTCGTCAGGTTCGCGACCTGCTACTCAATCGATTCTCGTCGCCAGATGCTGGTAACCACTTTATGACCGGTCAGGTTACGGTGTGTTCAATGCTGCCCATGCGAAGCATTCCGTTTAAAAAAGTGTGCATTTTGGGGCTGAACGACAGTGAATTCCCCAGAAAATCAAGCCCGCTAGGCCTCGACTTAATGGCGGGCGCTGGCCGCCAGATTGGTGACCGCTCACGACGTTTGGAGGACAGATATTTATTCCTCGAAGCCATTATTTCCACCAGAGAGAGCTTATATTTAAGCTACCAAGGAAACGACGTTACTAATAATAGTGAGCGACAACCCAGTCTGGTATTGGCTGAGTTCATGGATATGCTAGAAAACAGCTACGCACTGGAGTTATCAAAGTACAGCGTTAATGCGCCGCTACACCCGTTTAGTGAAGAAGGCTTTACGGGAACCTTGCCGAGCTACGAAACAGGGTGGTTACGGTTAGCTGACGCGTTACAAAAAACGAAATTAAATACCGACGAAGCAGATAATGAATCTACCGATGATGGTAATTCGGCAACGCTAGCGCCATCAGCTGATACGCTTTCAACGCAAACGTTTCGTTTATCAGGTATTCAAATTGCGAGAGCTTTCAAAGATCCGCTGGAGTATTTTTCCGTCCAACGGCTGGGCGTGAATCTGTCTCAATCGTTTACGCTACTTGAAAATAGCGAGCCGTTTGAAACCAATGCGCTGCTGCGCTACCAGGTGCTCGACGCTATCTTTTCGTCTGCAGAGCGCGTTTCGCCAGAGAAAGATGATGTTACCCAGCTTTCCTATAGTGAAAAAGTGATCAAGTTTGCTTCGCTTAGAGGGGATATTCCCAATAACCCCGTTGCCAGAGATGAAGTTGACATGTGGAAAGAAGGGGCGTTGGCTTTAAGTCAGGCCATGGGCCCTCATGACGCAGAACCTAAAAAAGCACACTTTCAAGGCAAGTACATCACCTTTACTTCATCGGCTTTATTAGGCAGTGACGCGCTAGTCGAGCTATGTGCAGGCAAAGTTGACGCACATCGCGCCCTGGGATCCTTCATCTCCCAATTAGTTTTTTCAAGTAGCGTTGAAGAAACCAGCTACAGCAATTATCCGCTGGATATCTATTCGTGTGCTTGGGAAAAGGGCGAAACCATTTTGAAAAAGCAGCGCTTCCCCGCTTACGACCGGGAAACTGCTGTGCGGTTACTTTTGTTTATTGAACAGCTTTACATGGCTGTTTATACAGCGCCGACACCTATTCATTTAAGTTTGTTCGGTACTTTTATGCCCGGAGCCAGAAATTCAGACACCAAGCCAGTAGTGGAAAGCATAAAGCCTGAGATGTTTACCGACATTCTGCATGCGCTACTAAATAGTGCGGACGGGACTAGTGAAACCGACAGAGCAATACTTGGACAAGTTCAACATGCAATTGACGAGATGTGCCCGTTCACTGATAAAGACAACGCTGTAGCTAGCGAAACGACAAATGAAAAACATGAAAAAGCGAAACAGGCGGTGGATCAAGCCGCTGCACTTTTTAACACGATAGAGTTACAGCGAGCATTAATCGACTGGCAGCAAAGTAGCGGGCAGTTCAGCGCCGATATGGCAAGCAACCCTTACTTACATTGGCTGTTTCCTCAGGGCGTGAGTTGGAATGATATACCGCATTTAAGTGCTTTTGTGCTGCTCGCCATGGTCAACAATGCGTCTCAGGAGGAGAAGCTATGA
- a CDS encoding dUTP diphosphatase, whose protein sequence is MLTAQQLATMLSLQDKMNAKVNPDWLNAGYGYLRAAMVESVEAIEHHGWKWWKAQQKDLPQLQMELVDIWHFALSACIIEYKGDIAESAKSIASELASGKTLVTFDGKDYDASNLSLLDNLELMTGLCAAKRFSVPLFMFIVSQCEMSADELYRQYVGKNVLNFFRQDNGYKEGTYIKVWEGREDNEHLVEVMDALDLTKPEFSDLVYEGLRSRYPS, encoded by the coding sequence ATGTTAACCGCGCAACAACTCGCCACTATGCTTTCTCTTCAGGATAAAATGAACGCCAAAGTAAACCCAGACTGGCTAAATGCTGGTTACGGATACTTGCGTGCAGCAATGGTAGAGTCAGTTGAAGCAATTGAACATCACGGCTGGAAATGGTGGAAAGCACAGCAAAAAGACTTGCCACAGCTTCAAATGGAATTGGTGGATATCTGGCACTTTGCACTAAGTGCCTGCATTATTGAATATAAAGGCGATATCGCTGAATCTGCAAAAAGTATTGCTTCTGAATTAGCAAGTGGCAAAACGTTAGTAACCTTCGATGGAAAGGACTACGACGCGTCAAATCTGTCGCTTCTTGATAATTTAGAGCTCATGACGGGCCTTTGCGCCGCCAAACGCTTTAGCGTGCCACTATTCATGTTCATCGTAAGCCAGTGTGAAATGTCAGCTGACGAACTTTATCGTCAGTACGTAGGTAAAAATGTGCTCAATTTTTTCCGCCAAGATAACGGCTATAAAGAAGGCACTTACATAAAGGTGTGGGAAGGTCGTGAAGACAACGAGCACCTGGTAGAAGTAATGGATGCCCTAGATTTAACGAAGCCAGAGTTTAGCGACTTAGTGTATGAAGGGTTACGCTCTCGCTACCCTTCTTAA